A stretch of DNA from bacterium:
CTGGTGGTGTTGCTGTTTGTCGGGGTTTCCCGACGCTTGCGACTGGGGCTGGAGACGCCCCTGCTTATGGGGGTGTCGCGCACAGCGTTGCAGCTGGGGTTGCTGGGGCTCCTTCTGCATCAAATCTTCGCGATGTCATCCTGGTTACTGATCCTGGGGATGCTCGGGGTGATGGGGACCATCGCCAGCTTCACCGCGCTCCGGCTGCAGAAAGTGAAGCTGCGACGGCTGATCCCGCTGATCGGACTGACGCTGGCGATCGCCGCAGGCGGGATCGTGACCCTGTTAACCCAGGGCGTGCTGGGCATCGACCCGTGGTATGACCCGTACTATCTGATCCCCTTCGGCGGGATGATGCTGGGGAACGGGATGCATGTCCTGGCACTCGCTCTGGATCGCCTGAGTGGTGAACTGACAACTCGTCGCGAGCAGGTGGAAACAGCGCTGGCCCTGGGCGCGGACCCCTCCCAGGCGGCTGCGCCTGCCCTGCGAGCGGCGATCCGGGCGGCGACTCTGCCGCTGGTGCTGGAGCTCAGTACGGTCGGGCTGGTACAGATTCCGGGAACGATGAGTGGGCAATTGCTCGGGGGAGTCGCGCCGGCAGTGGCGGTGAAGTACCAGATGCTGGTG
This window harbors:
- the fetB gene encoding putative iron export permease protein FetB, whose amino-acid sequence is MNLWLVIARGPQLIEPSWLQVGAMALVVLLFVGVSRRLRLGLETPLLMGVSRTALQLGLLGLLLHQIFAMSSWLLILGMLGVMGTIASFTALRLQKVKLRRLIPLIGLTLAIAAGGIVTLLTQGVLGIDPWYDPYYLIPFGGMMLGNGMHVLALALDRLSGELTTRREQVETALALGADPSQAAAPALRAAIRAATLPLVLELSTVGLVQIPGTMSGQLLGGVAPAVAVKYQMLVMYAWVATGLIAVLLGTRLALREYFTSDWSYGAWAAEPRDLR